The following proteins come from a genomic window of Candidatus Obscuribacter sp.:
- a CDS encoding HU family DNA-binding protein, which yields MNRADLVSHIAELTGQPKVEIGNTLTAILHTITGTMGRGDKVTLVGFGTFERRTRQARTGRNPRTLSPLRIPASKVPAFRAGQELKDTVDGRARLKNWSDPKPATKKMTTAKKSTAKKPVKSAKKKR from the coding sequence ATGAATAGAGCTGATTTGGTAAGTCACATTGCTGAGCTTACAGGACAGCCCAAGGTTGAAATTGGCAACACCCTGACTGCCATTTTGCACACTATCACTGGCACCATGGGACGTGGCGATAAGGTCACCCTGGTAGGTTTTGGCACTTTTGAGCGCCGCACCAGACAGGCTCGCACCGGTCGCAATCCGCGCACCCTATCCCCCCTGCGTATACCTGCCAGCAAAGTGCCCGCGTTTCGCGCTGGGCAAGAGCTAAAGGATACTGTGGATGGTCGTGCCCGCCTCAAAAACTGGAGCGATCCCAAGCCCGCTACCAAAAAGATGACCACTGCCAAAAAATCGACTGCAAAAAAACCAGTCAAAAGCGCTAAGAAAAAACGCTAG